A single genomic interval of Helianthus annuus cultivar XRQ/B chromosome 6, HanXRQr2.0-SUNRISE, whole genome shotgun sequence harbors:
- the LOC110863724 gene encoding uncharacterized protein LOC110863724, which produces MDKMTSKWSDLNRKMSQFNACFIQKSRNPQSGASEATIMQQATEMYCTTYHKRTFPHVAAWQVARHHPKWVPVELVDTHGPTAPKNRGGSKRTKTSDSGNYTTSASDNLPQMNLNDEPLDEPDQPLDEPVEEDTPTRPRRRRGGDSSSKGKEAVAESIFRIEEEKMTQYKMAEQRKETMMTLKVEREQAYKEHLKTIERQNDLKILCEKHAHLDEPFKSIVIEQKRAICAKWGWEMPSV; this is translated from the exons ATGGACAAAATGACGTCGAAGTGGTCGGATTTGAACCGAAAAATGAGCCAGTTCAacgcttgtttcattcaaaag agCCGAAACCCACAAAGTGGAGCGAGCGAGGCGACGATCATGCAACAAGCCACCGAAATGTATTGCACAACGTACCATAAGAGAACTTTTCCACACGTTGCGGCATGGCAAGTTGCGAGACATCACCCGAAGTGGGTCCCCGTTGAGTTGGTTGACACGCATGGTCCTACGGCTCCAAAAAATCGAGGCGGTTCGAAAAGAACAAAGACATCCGATTCGGGGAACTACACGACTTccgcgtcggataacttgccccaAATGAACTTAAACGACGAGCCTCTAGACGAACCCGATCAACCCCTTGACGAGCCCGTTGAGGAAGATACACCCACAAGGCCACGACGCAGACGAGGTGGTGATTCGTCAAGCAAAGGGAAGGAGGCGGTGGCGGAGTCGATCTTTAGAATCGAAGAGGAGAAAATGACCCAATACAAGATGGCCgaacaaagaaaagaaacaatGATGACCCTAAAAGTTGAACGGGAGCAGGCGTACAAGGAACACTTGAAAACGATCgaaagacaaaatgatttaaaaatcttgtgtgaAAAACACGCCCATCTCGACGAACCGTTCAAGTCAATTGTCATCGAACAAAAGCGCGCGATTTGCGCAAAGTGGGGTTGGGAGATGCCATcggtttag